The genomic interval GGCTCGTTCCGTACTTGACTTACGAGCTCGTGTAGTACTCGCCCCTATCTCTAATCTCTAAAGGGGCTTATGCACTCCACTCGCTGTTCTACTAAACGAGCGTTGGAGCGAGCGAGCAAAGCCTTCCATTTAGTGGCTTCTCCCTCACCCTACTCTTTTCTTTTCGCTTAAGCTCCCCCGGTTTAGGGGATTAATTGATTGGATACCCGAGAACCATAATCTTTCCTAGGAACAGCTTCTACGACGATAGATAGGGGTCAGGTTTGTTTGGCATCTATGCCCCCTGCCCTCCAAACAGTATGGGAGCCTTTCAGCTCGTACTGCTCACACACCTAGATCTTCACGGCACCTCCTCTACCATAGTGTAAGCTGGGAGCAGCTCCGAAAAGCGAGGCTTTCAACAACGTCAACAACACCACGAAAAAAGTCCACTATGGTTGCCCACTGATCTGATCATCCAATCCCTTCGTTTCGCGCCTTTGTTTTCTTTGGGCTTAGTTACGGCCATTCTCGTTTGAACAAGAGTGTGATCTCCCCTGGTATTCGTAGAGAGCTTAGACGACACCGGGCTTATTCCTCAAAGAATCTATAGCAAGCACCGTCTTCTTCTTCGCTTAGTGAGTTGCCTCTCTCCTCGGGTGACTGAACTCGCTTTTAAGCAATCAGAGTAGGGATCTCTCTTCGATGAGTCAGACTAGGCTATGATTCCCAGATAGGAAGAAAGAGCATTCGCCACTTCAAGCTAGTCACTAGAACTCCCTCCTTACTTAGATCTTCGTGACCCAGGGGAGAAGCTTGGCTTATTGAACTCCTAACTCATTTGCCCTGAGCCCCGTATTCCTTTGATTCTTCTCCCGTTCGTGCCAAGGAAAGCTTTCAGGCAGTCCAATAGCACCGGATTCTTCCTTCACCCCTGAAAGGGATTCGTGAACAACTGCAGCGGAGATTCCACAAAGACTAGCTTACGCTCTaccatataaaataaagaaggGAAATTCCACCCCGGAAACCATTTGATCAAGAGTGAACAGCTGAGAGTAATGGCATACTTCACTTTATCCCTTTATTAGGATTGAGACCTGGGGTGACTGAATTCGCTTTCGAGCTAACTGTAGCGGATGAAATGGCAGCAGAGTCGTGAACAGGAAAAGCTTCGTTCTTTGTTGTTGTAGCTGGGTAGCCTccgatatggctaggctattaaGTCAGAGATGGGCCTTGAGACGGGATCAACTACAATTGGCCTATCGCTTCTGTAGACTATTCCTGGTGAGTTGCCTACCCGAGCCCGAACTCGCTTAAGGGAAAAAGAGCAAGCAACTGAAGACATCACATCGCTTTCTTCCTCCAAGACTATGCTACCATTAACTTAACATGCTAGCACGCCTAGCAACTTTCTTTCGAAAAGACTAATCAGCCTTTCGCTCGTCCCCTAGGAAAGAGAATTCCCATTCCCcggtaaaaaaaaagtactacttACTTTGCAGCATATGAAATAGCTGCGCTTATGCCTCCAACATCAATAGCAGCGGAAAAGATCACAGTAGCTGAAACCAAGGGTGAACCGTCGACTCAAGCAAGAACAGCAACCGACTCTCACTAATTGCTGCCCATGTTCATCAATCACGCTAGTCGAACTAGAGCTACAGCCTGCCTTACGATACGAGAGAGAATTTCCACTGCTCTGTCTTCTCTACGATTGCCGGGTGTTCAAAAAAACGCAAAACGAATTTCATCCCGAGGTGACTTCGCTAGACTTGCTTCTAGTCTGATAGGAAATAAAACTCACAGTCGTAAGAACTGAAGGCCTAAGACCGCTTATTCCTTCTCGAAAGCTGCCCGCGAATGCCCTTCTTACTAGGCTCACAGCAGTGAGGTCGAATCCCAGGGGAAATCCCTTTATCAAATCGGAGAAAGCCCGGGTGGACCAATGTAGCAGATTATCGGCATCTCAGAAGGACTAAGGCCCTTGTTGGCTACTTTGCTTTTGGTTCTTTCACTTCACTCCGAAAGAAGTGAATCTGGAAGTTCCGTCGCTCCCTGGAGAGCTAATTGCAGCAGATGAAATAGCTATAGCTGCGGGTTCGTGAAAAGAGTCATTCTGCTGAGGAATGGAAGCTGCCTTACAGCCACCCTTTGCTTCTTTTCTTACCGCTACGTGGGGAATTTTATATTCTACGATCCTTGCTTTCTCGGGCGATGATTCTTGGCTTGGTTGGCCACTCTGCTATGTTGATGTTGGGTTCCCATCGAGAAATTAATTCATTGTTGAAGAACTCCCCCCCTTTGACTCGCCATGCCACTATATCCATAATGACCGGCGAGTCGGAACATGTACGAATATAACCACGCGGAGCGCCGGACCGGTCTATCGAAGAAAGAGATCATTGAGCCTATTTTGCCGTTTGGAACCCTAACGTTTTTTTGAATTtctaataatatataataagaATAAGCTAAGGGAGTTGGGAATCGCAAGAATGGAGAAGTCCTCCATTGAATTGAATAGGGTGAGAAAGACAGGTTCGGAAATGGCCGGATTAGCAGGAGGAAGGTTTTTGACTTCTCTATTTGGATTTTGAGGGATCCCTCATATTGAGGAGGCTTCCCGGACTCGTAACATACGGCTAAAAACAAGACAAGACAAGAAGAGGGTCAGTAGTCTCTGCCGTTGCAGGTCCTTCTCCTTCCGCCGAGACGGccctcttttttttgttttgtttgttcaCCGCGGCACGAAATCATAAAGAAGCTGGAATAACTCAGAAAGAGAGTGGCGCCTAGCCGTTGAGAGCGTCTGTTGTCTTTGTAGAGGAACAGTACGATCTTGGACTGGCCCCCTTCGCATGAcctagaaagaaaaagaagtccGTGCTACTATAAGGCCTCTAAACTCCTCCCTCAGGGACACTGTTGCGTTGCCCATGGGGACGGGGTAGCCCCGACTTCCATAGGTCCTTGGTTCGACCTCCTAATGAGAATTGAGGTCCTTGCGCGGGTGTCTCATCCCTAAGACTTGCTTGCTCTGTATGGAGTGTCCCGTGGTTCCTCGAGTGCCAGCCGCAGAGAGGAATGCCATCAACTAGGGCGCTATTGACCACTAACCACTCGCTCGCCGGCCGCTCGGGCTCCGCGTTTCAAGTTCGTTATCCTAACCGTCTCCTCTCCTCCACCGGGAGCCTGGCCCCTTCTTCTATCTTATCTACTGCCTTGCTCCTCGGCTCCATACTGCTCCAGCCGCTCGCTGTAATAGCTTGCTTCTCGGGCGGCTCGCCCCCTGGGTGGTGCGGCTGAGCCAGAGTGGGCTCAGCAGTCGGCCTATGTTTCCGGGCGCACGCATAAAGGCATGATTAGTTCCACAAATCTCACTGCACTGACCATAGTAAACTCCTTCTCGTTGTACCGAAATAGAGGTCTGATTTAAACGACCAGGTACAGCATCACATTTGACACCTAAGGAAGGTACAGCCCAACTATGAGGTACATCAGCAGGTGTTACAATAATACGTAAATGACTTTTTTCTGGTACAACCACTCTATTGTCCACTTCTAATAAACGTGATTGACCCAATTCTGGATCATCTTCTGGAATCGTATAACTGTCAAAAGTGAGTGACTGTTCATCGGAACTGTTATAGTCCGAATACTCATAAGTCCAATACCATTGATGTCCAATAGCTTTGATAGTAATGGCTGGATCTACTACTACCTCGTCCATTGAATATAAAAGAGCAAATGATGGTATAGCAATGAACATCAGGATGATACTAGGAAATAGGGTCCACAGAATCTCGATAGTAGTTCCATGAACAATCCTTTGAGGGATTGGATTTTTTGGATAGTGGAAGTGCCATAAAGCGCGAGCCAAGATCCACGATACGAAAAcaaaaatcagaatcaaaaagaaaaagatatcgTGATGTAAGTCTATAATTCCTTGCATCGTAGGTGTTGCTGCATCTTGAGATCCTAATTGCCATGGGGCTGCTGCATCACAATAATTAATGGGACTACTAGGTAGTTGGACCAGTTCCTGAGAAGGTGGTGTAAGTACTAAGTTAGGAGTGAAAAAATCACTGTCACCCCCACTGGGAGTGACAATGTCTTTGCTCATTCGTTCTTGACAAGGGGGGTAGTCGAGTGTACCGTCTTTCGAGGCACTGGCCCG from Salvia splendens isolate huo1 unplaced genomic scaffold, SspV2 ctg368, whole genome shotgun sequence carries:
- the LOC121789916 gene encoding cytochrome c oxidase subunit 2-like; this encodes MKKKKSRMSGFFSSVGQTLKRVCCCYPNTNMGEPADAGGGCSFWCKIHNMFNCIFCGSGNSAHTKIAASERASASKDGTLDYPPCQERMSKDIVTPSGGDSDFFTPNLVLTPPSQELVQLPSSPINYCDAAAPWQLGSQDAATPTMQGIIDLHHDIFFFLILIFVFVSWILARALWHFHYPKNPIPQRIVHGTTIEILWTLFPSIILMFIAIPSFALLYSMDEVVVDPAITIKAIGHQWYWTYEYSDYNSSDEQSLTFDSYTIPEDDPELGQSRLLEVDNRVVVPEKSHLRIIVTPADVPHSWAVPSLGVKCDAVPGRLNQTSISVQREGVYYGQCSEICGTNHAFMRAPGNIGRLLSPLWLSRTTQGASRPRSKLLQRAAGAVWSRGARQ